The following are encoded together in the Proteiniphilum saccharofermentans genome:
- a CDS encoding DeoR/GlpR family DNA-binding transcription regulator produces the protein MKEINLHNKVLSVDLSTLLNVSEDTIRRDLKELSDENRVIKVHGGAISKSFVRPFIADNNIYAHEEKKKIASKALALIQNNMTLLLEGGTTILELANQIPQKLNLTVFTVSPQIAITLSDHENINVYTIGGKLNKNANIHIGASVVNAISEIQCDICFMGVNAISLENGFTDIDWETVQVNKAMIKAADKTALLAISEKLNISKRYKVADLCDISYLITELNPRDKELARYRKQIEII, from the coding sequence ATGAAAGAGATTAACCTTCATAATAAAGTATTGTCTGTCGATTTGAGCACGTTACTTAACGTTTCAGAAGATACTATCAGAAGAGATTTAAAAGAATTGTCCGATGAAAATAGGGTTATTAAGGTTCATGGAGGTGCTATAAGCAAATCTTTTGTGAGACCCTTTATAGCCGATAATAACATCTATGCACATGAGGAAAAGAAAAAAATTGCATCAAAAGCCCTTGCATTGATACAAAACAATATGACATTGCTTCTTGAGGGAGGTACAACTATTTTGGAATTAGCCAATCAAATTCCCCAAAAACTAAATCTTACCGTTTTTACTGTCAGCCCTCAGATTGCGATTACTTTGTCTGATCACGAAAACATCAATGTTTATACTATAGGCGGTAAATTAAATAAAAATGCCAATATACACATTGGGGCAAGCGTTGTAAACGCAATTTCAGAAATTCAGTGCGACATTTGTTTTATGGGAGTTAATGCCATCTCCTTAGAAAATGGATTTACAGATATTGATTGGGAGACTGTGCAAGTAAATAAGGCAATGATAAAAGCGGCAGACAAAACCGCTTTATTGGCAATTTCTGAAAAATTGAATATCTCTAAGAGATACAAAGTTGCCGATTTATGTGATATTTCATATCTCATTACAGAATTGAATCCAAGAGATAAAGAACTTGCCCGGTATCGAAAACAGATCGAAATAATTTAA
- the ribF gene encoding riboflavin biosynthesis protein RibF, with product MKFIDLAIEKEITDLSFVATVGFFDGVHIGHRHLIDQVKREAERRGLPSAVVTFPVHPRKVLQKDYQPALLCGFDEKIEQLATTGVDYCISLPFTVELSQLSAKEFMQKVLKEQLHVDTLLVGYDHRFGHNREDSYPEYNQYGKDLGINVILATELQFGDDDVSSSQIRRLLKVGKIKEANELLSYNYRLSGKIVEGYQVGRTIGYPTANMRVWERYKVVPELGVYAVMVHLRDLIYPGMLYIGRRPTLHSDNEISVEVNLFDFDGNLYNQSMSVEFIDFIRTDRKFETKEELVVQIHQDKESVKQRLKSKK from the coding sequence TTGAAATTTATTGATTTAGCTATAGAGAAAGAGATTACCGATCTTTCATTCGTGGCGACTGTAGGTTTTTTTGATGGTGTACATATAGGACACAGGCATCTGATCGATCAGGTAAAGAGGGAGGCGGAGAGGCGCGGATTGCCCTCGGCTGTGGTCACCTTTCCGGTACATCCCCGTAAAGTGCTGCAAAAAGATTATCAGCCGGCGCTCTTATGCGGGTTTGATGAGAAAATTGAACAGTTGGCTACCACAGGTGTCGATTATTGCATTAGTCTTCCGTTTACCGTTGAGCTTTCGCAACTCTCCGCAAAGGAGTTCATGCAAAAGGTACTGAAAGAGCAACTTCATGTGGATACGCTGCTTGTCGGATACGATCATCGTTTCGGGCACAACAGGGAGGATAGTTATCCCGAATACAATCAATATGGAAAGGATCTGGGCATAAACGTGATTCTTGCTACCGAACTTCAATTTGGGGATGATGATGTGAGTTCGTCGCAGATACGCCGGTTGTTGAAAGTAGGGAAGATCAAAGAGGCTAACGAACTGTTGTCGTATAATTACAGGTTGTCGGGTAAAATTGTGGAGGGTTATCAGGTAGGGCGTACTATCGGTTACCCTACGGCCAATATGCGGGTTTGGGAACGTTATAAGGTGGTACCTGAGTTGGGCGTCTATGCCGTGATGGTACATTTGCGTGATCTTATCTATCCCGGAATGCTGTATATCGGAAGACGCCCTACATTGCATTCAGATAACGAGATCAGCGTAGAGGTCAATCTTTTTGACTTCGACGGTAATTTGTATAATCAGTCAATGAGTGTGGAATTTATCGATTTTATCCGTACCGACCGGAAATTCGAGACCAAAGAAGAATTGGTAGTGCAAATCCATCAGGATAAGGAGTCTGTGAAGCAACGGTTGAAAAGTAAAAAATGA
- the mltG gene encoding endolytic transglycosylase MltG encodes MEQIKKKKRNKTVLLIIGILLLAVVAAGIFLYNTIFQPFSLPETAYIHIDREKNYEEVVRQLKEEAGLPSEKIFRLLADRMNYPHMVKTGRYAIEDGMTMPDVIRRLRSGIQAPVNLTFNNMRTRENLAGRISQQLMIDSLSLLNALNDAANAEKFGFDEHMFITMFIPNTYEVYWDTSIDNLLRRMKKEYDLFWNEGRKEKAGKIGLTPVQVSTLASIVEEEATYADEYPIVAGLYLNRLNRGMRLEADPTIKFAVGDFSLRRILYRHLEVESPYNTYKNGGLPPGPIRIPSIQAIEATLSPQQHRYLFMCAKDDLSGRHNFATTHAEHARNAAAYQRALNARGIY; translated from the coding sequence ATGGAACAAATAAAAAAGAAAAAAAGGAATAAAACCGTGCTGCTGATCATCGGTATTCTGCTGTTGGCAGTCGTTGCAGCAGGAATTTTCCTGTATAATACGATCTTTCAACCTTTTTCCCTTCCGGAAACAGCATATATCCATATCGACCGGGAAAAGAACTATGAAGAAGTAGTCCGACAATTAAAAGAAGAGGCGGGACTCCCCTCAGAAAAGATATTCCGGCTGCTGGCCGACCGGATGAATTATCCCCACATGGTAAAAACCGGGAGATATGCCATTGAAGACGGCATGACAATGCCCGATGTGATACGCCGGCTGCGATCAGGCATTCAGGCGCCGGTAAACCTTACGTTCAACAACATGCGGACCAGAGAGAATCTGGCAGGACGTATCTCGCAGCAGTTGATGATCGACAGCCTTTCGCTGCTGAATGCTCTCAACGACGCTGCCAATGCCGAAAAATTCGGATTTGACGAACATATGTTCATCACAATGTTCATCCCGAACACCTACGAAGTATATTGGGATACAAGCATCGACAACCTGTTGAGGCGTATGAAAAAGGAATATGATCTCTTCTGGAACGAAGGGCGAAAAGAAAAAGCCGGAAAAATCGGGCTTACGCCGGTGCAAGTCTCTACCCTGGCATCCATTGTGGAGGAAGAAGCCACTTATGCCGACGAATATCCCATCGTAGCAGGACTATACCTGAACCGGTTAAACAGGGGTATGCGATTGGAAGCCGATCCGACGATAAAGTTCGCAGTGGGAGATTTTTCGTTGCGCCGCATTCTATATAGGCATCTTGAAGTGGAATCGCCCTATAACACTTATAAAAACGGCGGACTGCCGCCGGGGCCGATCCGGATCCCTTCCATCCAGGCGATAGAAGCCACATTGTCGCCTCAGCAACACAGATATCTGTTTATGTGTGCCAAAGACGATCTCTCCGGCCGACACAACTTCGCAACCACCCATGCCGAACATGCACGCAATGCTGCGGCATACCAGAGAGCGCTGAATGCACGGGGAATCTATTAA
- a CDS encoding site-specific integrase → MRSTFRVLFFLKRDKQKANGNVPIFCRITINKKETRFGIKKDINPAIWNVKAGRAIGRTDEAVEVNTLIDKIRTSLFNVYNEILLSDVDVTAEKVKNHFLGSTIKDHNLLAQFKRHNEDVKKLIGISKSKATYQKCEVTRKHLTNFIKEEYNLSDISFKEINHQFIIDFEVYLLSTCKCNPNTTAKFIQFLKRMVIIAKNNGWITTNPFANYKIRTKKVDRGYLTQHEIYTIMEKKFSTERLEKVRDIFIFSCFTGLAYIDVKNLRKSNISTSFDDRLWIMGKREKTGVNFNIPLLDIPKNILDKYEDTLPDDKVLPVLSNQKMNGYLKEIGSICGITKDLTFHLARHTFATLTLTKGVSIESVSKMLGHTNIKTTQIYARIIDEKVSQDMALFADKLEAKENNDNQLAV, encoded by the coding sequence ATGAGAAGTACATTTAGAGTGCTCTTTTTCCTGAAAAGAGACAAGCAAAAAGCCAATGGGAATGTGCCTATTTTTTGTCGAATTACAATCAACAAAAAGGAAACACGCTTCGGAATTAAAAAAGACATTAACCCTGCAATCTGGAATGTGAAGGCAGGACGGGCAATTGGACGGACGGATGAGGCCGTAGAGGTCAATACCCTTATTGACAAGATTAGAACATCTCTGTTCAATGTTTATAATGAAATTCTTTTAAGTGATGTGGATGTTACTGCCGAAAAGGTGAAAAATCATTTTCTTGGAAGCACAATCAAAGATCACAACCTGCTTGCACAATTTAAACGTCATAACGAAGACGTTAAAAAACTGATAGGGATCAGTAAGTCAAAAGCAACCTACCAAAAATGCGAAGTAACCAGAAAGCATCTTACAAACTTCATCAAAGAGGAGTATAACCTTAGCGATATTTCTTTTAAGGAAATCAACCATCAGTTTATTATTGATTTTGAGGTTTATCTGTTGTCTACGTGTAAATGTAATCCAAATACGACAGCCAAATTTATTCAATTTCTCAAACGGATGGTTATAATCGCTAAAAACAACGGCTGGATAACAACAAATCCATTTGCCAATTACAAAATCCGCACTAAGAAAGTAGACCGTGGTTATTTGACGCAACATGAGATTTACACCATCATGGAAAAGAAGTTCTCTACAGAACGTCTTGAAAAGGTAAGGGATATTTTCATTTTCAGTTGCTTTACGGGGCTTGCATATATAGACGTAAAGAACTTGCGTAAATCCAATATAAGCACATCATTTGATGATAGATTGTGGATTATGGGTAAACGTGAGAAAACCGGCGTAAATTTTAATATACCCCTGTTGGATATACCCAAAAATATTCTTGACAAGTACGAAGATACTTTACCCGATGATAAAGTGCTGCCAGTCCTGAGTAACCAAAAGATGAATGGGTATCTTAAAGAAATTGGCTCTATATGTGGTATTACCAAAGATTTGACATTTCACCTTGCAAGGCATACCTTTGCTACTCTTACTCTTACCAAAGGAGTTTCCATAGAGAGCGTTTCCAAGATGTTAGGTCATACGAATATCAAAACAACTCAAATTTATGCAAGAATCATAGACGAGAAAGTAAGCCAGGATATGGCCTTATTTGCTGATAAGCTCGAAGCAAAGGAGAATAACGATAATCAATTGGCAGTTTAG
- a CDS encoding type II toxin-antitoxin system RnlA family toxin, translating to MANPVYSLIPDEIEPAAKDFVSNLGEDYKFTHISETDTKKRIEISKGKDKGILFYYIKRGQISFSIAGKKNLYTVCENCQNYIIQETKLEFAERKSVTLNNVGGDNFLAFIETLEEAGYTIKNKDIKDPNIKYSYKIIGKYKDELNVNYYNNRTLLAQGRITPLFLDFTVQYTPLLSSNDTIEDLKTLLSITDTESEILNSDLRQHIMYNYDKIEGKIEMFLNTSLLLINTIIKLPDYSSYCFSALKALEGIIKKRFVDEIGSNFEKIGEFFEEKKKTKSFILKSEKEALFANESTCRCLENAYSFFNKTRHPLFHADNLVEGTRIIGYDESLEITKECLRLINSLCKNWN from the coding sequence ATGGCAAATCCAGTTTATTCATTGATCCCTGACGAAATAGAGCCTGCAGCTAAAGATTTTGTGTCTAATTTAGGAGAGGACTATAAATTCACTCATATAAGTGAAACCGATACTAAGAAGAGAATAGAAATAAGCAAAGGGAAGGACAAGGGTATATTATTCTATTATATTAAAAGAGGACAAATTTCTTTCTCTATTGCAGGGAAAAAGAATTTATATACTGTATGTGAGAATTGCCAAAATTATATTATACAAGAAACAAAATTGGAGTTTGCTGAAAGAAAAAGTGTGACTCTAAATAATGTTGGAGGGGATAATTTTTTAGCATTTATAGAGACTCTCGAAGAAGCTGGATATACTATAAAAAATAAAGATATAAAGGATCCTAATATTAAATACTCCTATAAAATTATAGGAAAATACAAGGATGAATTAAATGTAAACTATTATAATAATAGAACGTTACTTGCTCAAGGGCGTATAACACCTCTTTTTCTTGATTTTACAGTTCAATATACTCCATTATTGAGCAGTAATGATACTATTGAAGATTTAAAAACTCTATTATCCATAACAGATACTGAATCAGAGATTTTAAATAGTGATTTGAGACAACATATAATGTATAATTATGACAAAATTGAAGGAAAAATTGAGATGTTTCTCAATACGTCATTATTGTTGATTAATACCATTATTAAACTTCCAGATTATAGCTCTTATTGTTTTTCTGCTTTAAAAGCTTTGGAAGGAATTATAAAGAAAAGATTTGTTGATGAAATCGGGTCAAACTTTGAAAAAATCGGTGAATTTTTCGAAGAAAAGAAAAAGACTAAGTCTTTTATCCTAAAGTCGGAAAAAGAAGCCCTGTTTGCAAATGAATCAACTTGCAGATGTTTAGAGAATGCTTATTCATTCTTTAATAAAACTAGACATCCCTTATTTCACGCGGATAATTTGGTTGAAGGAACTAGAATAATTGGGTATGACGAGAGTCTTGAAATAACAAAAGAGTGTTTAAGACTCATAAATAGCTTGTGTAAGAATTGGAATTGA
- a CDS encoding type II toxin-antitoxin system RnlB family antitoxin — MRSNNTSYTFLILSQKEILVIFQTWERPDVYLKDLVSDLKNSISDANLYFDFLINNGLKDRFYFANFENGELNVKTFRKIQIPNEYLKIANNYFAEHWEVVEKKSVLTRIQKVFFKRKLAINNSSGELVKENP, encoded by the coding sequence ATGAGATCTAATAATACATCATATACTTTTTTGATACTTTCTCAAAAAGAAATATTGGTTATATTTCAAACTTGGGAAAGACCGGATGTTTATCTAAAAGATTTAGTTTCCGATCTAAAAAATAGTATATCTGATGCTAATTTATATTTTGATTTTCTTATAAACAATGGGCTGAAGGATAGATTCTATTTTGCTAATTTCGAAAATGGAGAATTGAACGTAAAAACTTTTAGAAAAATACAGATACCCAATGAATATTTAAAAATAGCGAATAATTACTTTGCAGAACATTGGGAGGTAGTAGAAAAAAAATCTGTTCTAACTCGCATTCAAAAAGTTTTTTTTAAAAGAAAACTTGCTATTAATAATTCGTCTGGAGAACTGGTAAAAGAAAATCCTTAA
- the rnhC gene encoding ribonuclease HIII: MDELRKKLNEVVLISRPKLESSGYSILEIKEINYGVQLSLSKAGSKSIVRIFSNNKGNIRYDYSPINDFLIKSEIANILEGKQEIGNMEVAPVPKGSIQDNDFFPLIGTDESGKGDYFGPLVAAGVFVDLDKKPLLEQIGIKDSKKISDKSIPLLANKIKAICKDRFAVIEISPETYNNLYDKFKEEGKNLNTLLAWGHAKAIEEVLTKVDCDNALSDKFADEKFIISKLQEKGKKITLRQEHKAESNIAVAAASVLARARFLEKLNKLSIEYNIALSKGVSKDVVEQAKVIFNNLGENTLRKIAKIHFKTTESVISQA; this comes from the coding sequence ATGGATGAATTAAGAAAAAAATTAAATGAAGTAGTTCTTATATCAAGACCTAAGCTTGAGAGTAGTGGATATTCGATTTTAGAAATCAAAGAAATAAATTACGGAGTTCAATTATCTCTTAGTAAAGCTGGTTCAAAATCAATAGTCCGAATCTTCTCTAATAATAAAGGAAATATTCGTTATGATTATTCTCCGATAAATGACTTTTTGATAAAATCAGAGATAGCAAATATTCTCGAAGGAAAGCAAGAGATAGGTAATATGGAAGTAGCCCCTGTCCCCAAAGGTAGCATCCAAGATAATGATTTTTTTCCTTTGATAGGAACGGATGAGTCTGGTAAAGGAGATTATTTTGGCCCCTTGGTAGCAGCCGGAGTTTTTGTTGATTTAGATAAAAAACCTCTATTAGAGCAAATTGGAATTAAGGACAGTAAAAAAATTAGTGATAAAAGTATTCCTCTTCTAGCTAATAAAATTAAAGCAATTTGTAAAGACCGATTTGCTGTCATTGAGATTTCTCCAGAAACATATAATAATTTATATGATAAGTTTAAAGAAGAAGGTAAAAATTTAAATACTTTATTAGCTTGGGGGCATGCTAAGGCCATTGAAGAAGTATTAACTAAAGTGGATTGTGATAATGCACTATCTGATAAATTCGCTGACGAAAAGTTTATTATCAGTAAACTCCAAGAAAAAGGGAAAAAAATAACGCTTCGTCAAGAACATAAAGCAGAGAGCAATATTGCAGTAGCTGCAGCATCTGTGTTAGCTCGAGCCAGATTTCTTGAAAAACTTAATAAGCTATCCATTGAATATAATATAGCTTTATCTAAAGGGGTGTCGAAAGACGTTGTAGAGCAAGCAAAAGTAATATTCAATAATCTAGGAGAAAATACCCTGCGAAAAATAGCAAAAATCCACTTTAAAACAACGGAATCAGTAATTTCTCAAGCTTAA
- a CDS encoding tetratricopeptide repeat protein, with translation MESLSDKSERANELRKKGDFVAAIPLYEELYRDNPDKYNISGLINCYRKTGRFKDATPLADEIIEKYPDFKWGRNEYAWTLIQDQLNSFPETGSLDDLIAIVNNILKANPDTIAHNYTIFKLLKFAKNIKDWSVLNEWIVLIDPETLERENEGWSQIERWYYYRVEALINLKNEEQAISIIAENSDKITRKGLYFERLKAKAYMRLDDYEKAGESYKKAMSFSRNVDWWLLQEYGMLLKLQNKKEEALSYMIRAAASKPMFTAKKVTLYANIADFFIDQNDDDDAYIHLLLSKNIREDNGWGLKDINDKLRMLNPSQNIEGMSTKDLEDKCKNIWRTYIPLQSSYDNSQKRITGKILNLYDDRSFCFIETKKGESFFCKKRDLPSGSKTGQIVTFIPKPSFDKKKNKESFSATNIRLKD, from the coding sequence ATGGAAAGTCTTTCTGATAAAAGTGAAAGAGCAAATGAATTAAGAAAGAAAGGAGATTTTGTTGCAGCAATCCCTTTATATGAAGAGTTGTACAGAGACAATCCTGATAAATACAATATATCAGGACTTATAAACTGTTATAGGAAAACAGGGCGTTTTAAAGACGCAACCCCTTTGGCTGATGAAATCATAGAAAAATATCCAGATTTTAAATGGGGGCGTAATGAATATGCTTGGACATTAATTCAGGATCAATTGAATAGCTTTCCGGAGACTGGCTCTTTAGATGATTTAATAGCCATCGTTAATAATATTCTAAAAGCTAATCCAGATACTATTGCCCATAACTATACGATATTCAAACTACTGAAATTTGCAAAGAATATTAAAGATTGGTCTGTCTTGAATGAGTGGATTGTCTTAATTGATCCTGAAACATTAGAGCGGGAAAATGAGGGATGGAGCCAAATTGAGCGTTGGTATTATTATCGAGTTGAAGCTTTGATAAATTTGAAGAATGAAGAACAAGCTATTTCCATCATTGCTGAAAATTCAGATAAAATTACTCGTAAAGGGCTTTATTTTGAAAGATTAAAAGCAAAAGCTTATATGCGGTTAGATGATTATGAAAAAGCTGGAGAATCATATAAGAAGGCCATGTCCTTTTCCCGAAATGTTGATTGGTGGTTATTGCAAGAATATGGCATGTTGTTAAAACTACAAAATAAGAAGGAAGAAGCTCTTTCTTACATGATTAGGGCTGCAGCATCTAAGCCTATGTTTACTGCAAAGAAAGTGACACTATATGCCAATATTGCAGATTTTTTTATTGACCAGAATGATGATGATGATGCTTACATTCATTTGCTCTTATCTAAAAATATAAGAGAAGATAATGGCTGGGGTTTGAAGGACATTAACGATAAATTGAGAATGTTAAATCCGTCTCAAAATATAGAAGGTATGTCCACAAAAGACTTAGAAGACAAGTGCAAAAATATATGGAGAACATACATCCCTCTGCAATCATCGTATGACAACTCTCAAAAAAGAATTACAGGTAAAATCCTCAATTTGTATGATGATAGGTCATTTTGTTTCATTGAAACAAAAAAAGGTGAATCTTTCTTCTGTAAAAAGCGAGATCTCCCATCTGGTTCAAAAACAGGACAAATAGTAACATTCATTCCTAAACCGTCTTTTGACAAAAAGAAAAATAAGGAGTCCTTTAGTGCGACAAATATTCGTTTGAAAGACTAA